Proteins co-encoded in one Flavobacteriales bacterium genomic window:
- a CDS encoding cold shock domain-containing protein — protein MGKSQETFGKKEKEKKRLKKRKDKALKKEERKANAGGSDLDSMMAYVDENGQIVDTPPDPLKKVKIKASSIEIGVPKKEAIEDEQFRNGRVDFFNHDKGFGFIIAIGTQEKFFVHINNVIDDITEGNMVVFEVEKGAKGMDAVRVKKA, from the coding sequence ATGGGTAAATCACAAGAAACGTTCGGAAAAAAAGAGAAGGAAAAAAAACGTCTTAAGAAAAGAAAAGACAAAGCTCTCAAAAAAGAAGAACGTAAAGCTAACGCTGGAGGAAGTGATTTAGATAGTATGATGGCATATGTTGACGAGAACGGTCAAATAGTAGATACTCCGCCAGACCCACTTAAGAAAGTAAAGATTAAAGCATCAAGTATCGAAATTGGTGTTCCTAAGAAAGAAGCTATCGAAGACGAGCAGTTCCGAAACGGACGTGTTGATTTCTTTAACCACGATAAAGGCTTTGGATTTATTATCGCTATCGGCACGCAAGAAAAATTCTTTGTGCACATCAACAATGTAATAGACGATATTACTGAAGGTAACATGGTTGTCTTTGAAGTTGAGAAAGGAGCTAAGGGCATGGATGCCGTTCGGGTAAAAAAAGCCTAA
- a CDS encoding MarR family transcriptional regulator, translating into MRFEDEIKQEKFKDVHHKAFLNLMFTSKHMESNGKEVMKPFGVTSQQYNVLRILKGKYPQLRSADEIKQVMIDKSPDLTRLLDRLLIREFVTRETCSDNRRKLEIGITKKGLKQLDKMEPALEEFHKANKRITKKEAEELSKILDKMRG; encoded by the coding sequence ATGAGATTCGAAGACGAAATAAAACAAGAAAAATTTAAAGATGTGCACCACAAAGCATTTTTAAATTTGATGTTTACTTCCAAACACATGGAATCCAATGGCAAAGAAGTAATGAAGCCTTTCGGTGTTACGTCTCAGCAATACAATGTTCTTCGAATTCTTAAAGGAAAGTATCCTCAACTCAGGTCGGCCGATGAGATTAAACAAGTGATGATAGACAAAAGTCCTGACCTCACGAGACTCCTCGATCGACTATTAATAAGAGAATTTGTTACAAGAGAAACTTGTTCGGACAATAGAAGGAAACTGGAAATTGGTATTACAAAAAAAGGATTAAAACAATTGGACAAAATGGAACCCGCACTAGAAGAGTTTCATAAAGCCAACAAACGAATTACGAAAAAGGAAGCAGAAGAACTGAGTAAAATTTTAGATAAGATGAGAGGGTAA
- a CDS encoding CDGSH iron-sulfur domain-containing protein, with protein MSKGEVAGKAPKMEKLVEGKTYCWCACGKAKNQPWCDGSHASTSMNTKIFKPEKDVTAAICMCKQTNNPPYCDGSHSNLSA; from the coding sequence ATGTCGAAAGGAGAAGTTGCGGGCAAAGCCCCGAAGATGGAAAAACTGGTTGAAGGAAAAACTTATTGCTGGTGCGCTTGTGGCAAAGCAAAGAATCAACCATGGTGTGATGGATCACATGCGAGTACCTCCATGAACACCAAAATATTTAAACCAGAAAAGGATGTAACGGCTGCAATTTGTATGTGTAAACAAACAAATAACCCACCCTACTGTGATGGCTCTCATTCTAATTTATCCGCTTAA
- a CDS encoding YceI family protein has product MKNSFISIALFSTMLFAACGGESKEVSVEENAAPEETAATTSKSLAINAERSSVIWRGEVAGVYGHDGIVNVKSGNISVENNAITGGEVVIDMTTIVATDSASYKTEGEGQITDLESHLTTADFFNTGEFGTSTFTITSVSGNSITGNLTVRGKTNEETFEATTLKVNDNGASVSGTLVFNRQNYDVAWVHYMKDMLLSDDIALNIAIEAGN; this is encoded by the coding sequence ATGAAAAATAGTTTTATATCAATTGCCCTATTCTCTACAATGTTGTTCGCAGCATGTGGTGGAGAATCAAAAGAAGTAAGTGTAGAAGAAAATGCAGCACCAGAAGAAACTGCTGCCACAACTTCCAAATCACTAGCCATTAATGCAGAGAGAAGTAGTGTTATATGGAGAGGGGAAGTTGCAGGTGTATACGGACACGATGGTATCGTAAACGTTAAATCTGGAAATATTTCTGTAGAGAACAATGCAATTACTGGAGGTGAAGTCGTTATCGACATGACAACTATTGTTGCAACAGATAGCGCTTCTTACAAAACAGAAGGGGAAGGTCAGATAACGGATTTAGAAAGTCACCTTACTACTGCCGATTTCTTTAACACAGGAGAGTTTGGTACTTCTACTTTTACAATTACATCTGTAAGTGGAAATTCAATCACTGGTAACTTAACTGTTAGAGGAAAAACAAACGAGGAGACATTTGAGGCAACTACACTTAAAGTAAATGACAATGGTGCTAGTGTTTCTGGAACATTGGTTTTTAACCGTCAGAACTACGATGTGGCATGGGTACATTACATGAAAGACATGTTACTATCGGATGACATTGCGCTTAATATCGCAATTGAAGCAGGAAATTAA
- a CDS encoding ABC transporter ATP-binding protein produces the protein MSEGRVSINSVFKSIVWPRRYLLLFGLVLIIISRLASLVLPGASKYLIDDVIVNKDIDKLYYVIMWVGSSIVVQAITSFLLTRILSVEAQHLISELRVKVQKKVLGLPINFFDNSKSGELVSRIMTDVEGVRNLVGTGVVQLIGGTITSVISLFLLIKISPSMTAYVLIPVAIFGFIALKAFGYIRPIFRERRKINAEVTGRLTETLNGIRVIKGFNAEQQEIETFETGIEKLFLNIKKSMTSTALVTSSATFLLGLASAGIMGIGGFMMINDDLTFGDFLAFTLYLGFMIAPIVQMSNIGSQLTEGLAGLDKTEELMSMESEYDDTERTIDIGVTKGDIIFDNVSFEYEEHKEVLHNISLEAPHGSVTALVGSSGSGKSTMAGLVASFLSPSQGTIAIDGHDLKKVTLNSYRSNLGVVLQDEFLFEGTIRENITFAKADASEEEINSAVKAAYVDEFSDRFDDGLETIIGERGVKLSGGQRQRIAIARALLANPKILILDEATSSLDTESESLIQKSLETLMEGRTTFVIAHRLSTIQKADQILVIEHGKITERGIHDKLIASEGRYHELFTYQARI, from the coding sequence ATGAGTGAAGGAAGAGTCTCCATAAACAGTGTTTTCAAAAGCATTGTGTGGCCAAGAAGATACCTTCTGCTATTTGGTTTAGTTCTTATCATTATAAGCCGACTAGCGAGTCTTGTACTTCCAGGTGCCTCCAAATATTTAATCGATGATGTTATCGTAAATAAAGACATCGATAAACTTTACTATGTAATAATGTGGGTTGGCTCATCTATAGTAGTGCAAGCCATCACCTCTTTTCTTCTCACAAGAATATTAAGTGTAGAAGCGCAACATTTAATCTCAGAACTTAGAGTTAAAGTCCAGAAAAAGGTACTCGGATTACCTATAAACTTTTTCGATAATAGTAAATCAGGAGAACTAGTATCTCGTATTATGACAGATGTTGAAGGCGTACGTAATCTTGTAGGCACTGGAGTAGTCCAATTAATTGGAGGAACAATAACATCCGTTATCTCTCTATTCTTATTAATAAAGATTAGTCCATCGATGACGGCATACGTTCTGATTCCTGTTGCAATATTTGGATTTATTGCGCTTAAAGCTTTCGGATACATCCGACCGATATTTAGAGAAAGGAGAAAAATTAATGCCGAGGTTACTGGTCGACTTACAGAAACTTTGAATGGCATTCGAGTTATTAAAGGATTCAATGCAGAGCAGCAAGAAATAGAAACATTTGAAACAGGTATAGAGAAGTTATTCCTCAACATTAAAAAGAGCATGACCTCCACTGCGTTAGTAACCAGTTCTGCGACCTTCTTATTAGGCCTAGCGTCTGCAGGAATAATGGGAATTGGTGGTTTTATGATGATTAATGACGACTTAACTTTTGGAGACTTCTTAGCCTTTACCCTCTACCTTGGTTTTATGATTGCACCGATTGTTCAAATGAGCAATATAGGTAGTCAGCTTACAGAAGGCTTAGCAGGATTAGATAAAACAGAAGAACTAATGTCGATGGAATCGGAATACGACGATACAGAAAGAACAATAGACATTGGTGTTACAAAGGGAGACATTATATTTGATAACGTTTCGTTCGAATACGAGGAACACAAAGAAGTCCTTCACAATATATCTTTGGAAGCCCCTCACGGGTCAGTTACTGCATTAGTTGGTTCATCGGGTTCGGGAAAAAGTACGATGGCCGGCTTAGTCGCTTCATTTCTATCTCCGTCTCAAGGTACTATTGCAATTGATGGACATGATTTGAAAAAAGTAACATTGAACAGTTATCGTAGTAATCTTGGCGTCGTACTTCAAGATGAGTTCCTATTTGAAGGTACAATTAGAGAAAATATCACTTTCGCCAAGGCAGATGCAAGTGAAGAAGAAATAAACTCTGCAGTTAAAGCCGCATATGTAGATGAATTTTCAGATCGATTTGATGATGGGCTAGAAACCATAATTGGCGAACGAGGCGTCAAGCTTTCTGGTGGTCAACGACAACGAATAGCTATTGCCAGAGCACTTTTGGCCAATCCAAAAATATTGATTCTCGACGAGGCTACTTCAAGCTTAGATACAGAAAGTGAGTCACTGATTCAGAAAAGTTTAGAGACGTTAATGGAAGGACGAACTACTTTTGTAATTGCGCATAGATTAAGTACTATTCAAAAGGCTGATCAGATATTAGTAATAGAACATGGCAAAATAACAGAACGAGGGATTCACGACAAACTGATCGCATCAGAAGGAAGATACCATGAGTTATTTACCTACCAAGCAAGAATTTAA